In Streptomyces sp. NBC_00569, a single genomic region encodes these proteins:
- the uraH gene encoding hydroxyisourate hydrolase: protein MSTATTASVSTHILDTSIGRPAEGVAISLAARSGSDAEWVALGGSATDADGRCKDLPALPEGTTHVRLDFAVETYFEKKQAEAQQDAPRVRDSGAFFPEVAITFAVKPGEHYHVPLLLNPFGYSVYRGS, encoded by the coding sequence ATGAGCACCGCGACCACCGCGTCGGTGTCGACGCACATTCTCGACACCAGCATCGGACGCCCCGCCGAGGGCGTCGCCATCTCGCTCGCCGCCCGCTCGGGCAGCGACGCCGAGTGGGTGGCGCTCGGCGGCTCCGCGACCGACGCGGACGGGCGCTGCAAGGACCTGCCGGCGCTGCCGGAGGGCACCACCCACGTACGCCTCGACTTCGCCGTCGAGACGTACTTCGAAAAGAAGCAAGCCGAGGCGCAGCAGGACGCCCCCCGCGTAAGGGACAGCGGTGCGTTCTTCCCGGAGGTGGCGATCACGTTCGCCGTCAAGCCGGGCGAGCACTATCACGTACCGCTGCTGCTCAACCCGTTCGGCTACTCCGTTTACCGAGGGAGCTAG
- the uraD gene encoding 2-oxo-4-hydroxy-4-carboxy-5-ureidoimidazoline decarboxylase, with protein sequence MTSRPMPGLSRFNTLQENAAAAALHEVCASSAWGSKLLAQRPFTTVEELFAASDAAMAELAAEDLAEAMAGHPPIGRPKPGDPTSSREQRGMAGASEELKAEMLELNLAYQERFGHVFLICATGATGEQMRDAMKARIGNDTGTEREIVRTELGKINRIRLTRLAEEDVEVEEDKD encoded by the coding sequence GTGACTTCACGTCCGATGCCGGGGCTTTCCCGGTTCAACACGCTTCAGGAGAACGCGGCCGCCGCCGCGCTCCACGAGGTGTGTGCCAGCTCGGCGTGGGGGAGCAAGCTCCTCGCCCAGCGCCCCTTCACCACCGTGGAGGAACTCTTCGCCGCCAGCGACGCCGCCATGGCCGAGCTCGCAGCGGAGGATCTCGCCGAGGCGATGGCGGGGCATCCCCCGATCGGCCGCCCGAAGCCGGGCGACCCGACCTCGTCCCGCGAGCAGCGGGGCATGGCCGGCGCCTCCGAGGAGCTCAAGGCCGAGATGCTCGAACTGAACCTGGCGTACCAGGAGCGGTTCGGTCATGTCTTCCTGATCTGCGCCACCGGGGCGACCGGCGAGCAGATGCGCGACGCGATGAAGGCCAGGATCGGTAACGACACGGGTACGGAGCGCGAGATCGTGCGCACGGAACTGGGGAAGATCAACCGTATCCGCCTGACCCGCCTCGCCGAAGAAGACGTAGAAGTGGAAGAGGACAAGGACTGA
- a CDS encoding helix-turn-helix domain-containing protein, translated as MTATGDVPFVSAVKPLVDAMGGEMLPPQEAGKDDVVLHWEGREVIAVRLPQLADSLDHILVAMERGQGMPLSALDRKAKQEVVRILEARGAFSVRHGVETVAGALGVSRFTVYNYLNRENAAKGE; from the coding sequence GTGACCGCTACAGGAGACGTCCCCTTCGTCAGCGCGGTGAAGCCGCTGGTGGACGCCATGGGGGGCGAGATGCTGCCGCCGCAGGAGGCGGGCAAGGATGACGTCGTCCTGCACTGGGAGGGTCGCGAGGTCATCGCCGTACGGCTGCCCCAGCTGGCCGACTCCCTGGATCACATCCTGGTGGCCATGGAGCGCGGACAGGGCATGCCCCTGTCGGCCCTCGACCGCAAGGCCAAACAGGAGGTCGTGCGGATACTGGAGGCACGAGGTGCCTTCTCCGTGCGGCACGGAGTGGAGACCGTGGCCGGGGCGCTCGGCGTCTCCAGGTTCACCGTCTACAACTACCTGAACAGGGAAAACGCGGCCAAGGGAGAGTAG
- a CDS encoding TIM barrel protein: protein MGFADQRFNVNLSILFTELPLLERPAAAAAAGFTAVELWWPWVDAPTPEQSELDALKKAIEDAGVQLTGLNFYAGQLPGPDRGALSVPGEESDRFRANIDIAADFAQSLGCKALNALYGNRVDGVDPAVQDELALENLVLAARAADRVGAILLIEALNKPESPLCPIVSAPKAIEIVDKVNAATGLGNAKFLMDLYHLSMNGEDLAAVIEQYTAKTGHVQIADNPGRGAPGTGSLPLEELLDQLAKTGYEGYVGLEYKPGDKPSAEAFDWLPTAARAAR, encoded by the coding sequence ATGGGATTCGCAGACCAGCGCTTCAACGTCAACCTGTCGATCCTCTTCACGGAACTCCCGCTCCTGGAGCGTCCCGCGGCCGCCGCCGCGGCGGGCTTCACCGCGGTCGAGCTGTGGTGGCCCTGGGTCGACGCCCCCACCCCCGAGCAGTCCGAGCTCGACGCCCTCAAGAAGGCGATCGAGGACGCGGGCGTACAGCTCACCGGGCTCAACTTCTACGCCGGACAGCTGCCGGGCCCCGACCGCGGCGCCCTGTCGGTTCCCGGCGAGGAGAGCGACAGGTTCCGCGCGAACATCGACATCGCGGCGGACTTCGCGCAGTCCCTCGGCTGCAAGGCGCTCAACGCGCTGTACGGCAACCGCGTCGACGGCGTGGACCCGGCCGTGCAGGACGAGCTCGCCCTGGAGAACCTGGTGCTCGCGGCCCGTGCCGCCGACCGCGTCGGCGCGATCCTCCTGATCGAGGCCCTGAACAAGCCCGAGTCGCCGCTGTGCCCGATCGTGAGCGCCCCCAAGGCGATCGAGATCGTCGACAAGGTGAACGCCGCCACGGGCCTCGGCAACGCCAAGTTCCTCATGGACCTGTACCACCTGTCCATGAACGGCGAGGACCTGGCCGCAGTGATCGAGCAGTACACCGCGAAGACCGGCCACGTGCAGATCGCCGACAACCCGGGCCGCGGCGCCCCCGGCACCGGTTCGCTGCCGCTCGAGGAACTGCTCGACCAGCTGGCGAAGACGGGCTACGAGGGCTACGTCGGCCTGGAGTACAAGCCCGGCGACAAGCCGAGCGCCGAGGCCTTCGACTGGCTGCCCACCGCGGCCCGCGCCGCGCGCTGA
- a CDS encoding 2-hydroxy-3-oxopropionate reductase, translating to MSNLPKIAWIGLGIMGSPMSENLIKAGYSVTGFTLEKDKLERLAAAGGTAAGSIAEAVKDADVIVTMVPASPQVEAIAYGENGILENARSGALIIDMSSITPQTSVDLAKAAKDKGIRVIDAPVSGGEAGAIEAVLSIMVGGEQADFDEAKPLLDVLGKTIVLCGPHGSGQTVKAANQLIVAVNIQACAEAVVFLEKSGVDLTAALDVLNGGLAGSTVLTRKKDNFLNRDFKPGFRIDLHHKDMGIVTDAARNVGAALPVGGVVAQLVASLRAQGDGGLDHSALLRGVERLSGQQV from the coding sequence ATGAGCAACCTTCCCAAGATCGCGTGGATCGGACTCGGCATCATGGGCTCCCCCATGTCCGAGAACCTGATCAAGGCTGGTTACTCGGTGACCGGCTTCACCCTCGAGAAGGACAAGCTGGAGCGGCTCGCGGCCGCCGGCGGCACCGCGGCCGGCTCGATCGCCGAGGCCGTCAAGGACGCCGACGTCATCGTCACGATGGTGCCCGCCTCTCCGCAGGTCGAGGCCATCGCGTACGGCGAGAACGGCATCCTCGAGAACGCGAGGTCCGGCGCGCTGATCATCGACATGTCGTCGATCACGCCGCAGACCTCGGTGGACCTCGCGAAGGCCGCCAAGGACAAGGGCATCCGCGTCATCGACGCCCCGGTCTCCGGTGGCGAGGCCGGCGCGATCGAGGCCGTCCTGTCGATCATGGTCGGCGGTGAGCAGGCCGACTTCGACGAGGCCAAGCCGCTCCTCGACGTCCTCGGCAAGACCATCGTGCTGTGCGGTCCGCACGGCTCGGGCCAGACCGTGAAGGCCGCCAATCAGCTGATCGTCGCCGTGAACATCCAGGCGTGCGCCGAGGCCGTGGTCTTCCTGGAGAAGTCCGGCGTGGACCTGACGGCCGCGCTCGACGTCCTCAACGGCGGCCTGGCCGGCTCGACCGTCCTGACCCGCAAGAAGGACAACTTCCTGAACCGGGACTTCAAGCCCGGCTTCCGGATCGACCTGCACCACAAGGACATGGGCATCGTCACCGACGCCGCCCGCAACGTGGGCGCCGCCCTGCCCGTCGGCGGCGTGGTCGCCCAGCTCGTCGCCTCCCTGCGCGCCCAGGGCGACGGCGGCCTCGACCACTCCGCGCTGCTGCGCGGCGTCGAGCGCCTCTCCGGTCAGCAGGTCTGA
- a CDS encoding catalase produces the protein MSKRVLTTESGAPVADNQNSATAGVGGPLLLQDQHLLEKLARFNRERIPERVVHARGSGAYGYFEVTDDVTGFTHADFLNTVGKRTETFIRFSTVADNLGGADAVRDPRGFALKFYTEEGNYDLVGNNTPVFFIKDPIKFPDFIHSQKRDPFTGKQEADNVWDFWAHAPEATHQITWLMGDRGIPASYRHMNGYGSHTYQWTNAEGEAFFVKYHFKTNQGIRSLSGEQAAEIAGKDPNSHQTDLLQAIERGVNPSWTLYVQLMPVAEADDYRFNPFDLTKVWPHKDYPLQRVGRLVLDRNPDNVFAEVEQAAFSPNNFVPGIGPSPDKMLQGRLFAYADAHRYRLGVNHTQLAVNAPKATDADNYGRDGLMASNAYGRDRKNYEPNSYDGPAETGRPLSAPLAVAGYTGTHEAPAHTKDDDFFQAGELFRLMSEDEKSRLIANIAGGLSQVSRDDVIEKNLAHFHAADAEYGKRVEEAVRALRED, from the coding sequence ATGTCGAAGCGTGTGCTCACGACCGAGTCCGGCGCTCCTGTCGCCGACAACCAGAATTCCGCCACCGCCGGCGTCGGTGGCCCGCTTCTCCTCCAGGACCAGCACCTCCTCGAGAAGCTCGCTCGCTTCAACCGCGAGCGCATCCCGGAGCGTGTCGTCCACGCGCGCGGTTCCGGCGCGTACGGCTACTTCGAGGTGACGGACGACGTCACCGGCTTCACCCACGCCGACTTCCTCAACACGGTCGGCAAGCGCACCGAGACGTTCATCCGCTTCTCCACCGTCGCGGACAACCTCGGCGGCGCGGACGCGGTCCGCGACCCGCGCGGCTTCGCGCTGAAGTTCTACACCGAAGAGGGCAACTACGACCTCGTCGGCAACAACACCCCGGTGTTCTTCATCAAGGACCCGATCAAGTTCCCCGACTTCATCCACTCCCAGAAGCGCGACCCCTTCACGGGCAAGCAGGAGGCGGACAACGTCTGGGACTTCTGGGCGCACGCCCCCGAGGCCACGCACCAGATCACCTGGCTGATGGGCGACCGCGGCATCCCGGCCTCGTACCGCCACATGAACGGCTACGGCTCGCACACCTACCAGTGGACGAACGCCGAGGGCGAGGCCTTCTTCGTCAAGTACCACTTCAAGACGAACCAGGGCATCCGCTCGCTGTCCGGCGAGCAGGCCGCCGAGATCGCGGGCAAGGACCCCAACTCGCACCAGACGGACCTGCTCCAGGCCATCGAGCGCGGCGTCAACCCGTCCTGGACCCTGTACGTGCAGCTCATGCCGGTCGCCGAGGCGGACGACTACCGCTTCAACCCCTTCGACCTCACGAAGGTGTGGCCGCACAAGGACTACCCGCTGCAGCGCGTGGGCCGCCTGGTCCTCGACCGCAACCCGGACAATGTCTTCGCCGAGGTCGAGCAGGCCGCGTTCTCCCCGAACAACTTCGTGCCCGGCATCGGCCCCTCCCCGGACAAGATGCTCCAGGGCCGCCTGTTCGCCTACGCGGACGCGCACCGTTACCGCCTGGGCGTCAACCACACGCAGCTCGCGGTGAACGCGCCGAAGGCGACCGACGCCGACAACTACGGCCGCGACGGCCTGATGGCCTCGAACGCGTACGGCCGCGACCGCAAGAACTACGAGCCCAACTCGTACGACGGGCCCGCCGAGACCGGCCGCCCGCTGTCGGCCCCGCTCGCCGTCGCCGGCTACACCGGCACGCACGAGGCGCCCGCCCACACCAAGGACGACGACTTCTTCCAGGCGGGCGAGCTGTTCCGCCTGATGTCGGAGGACGAGAAGTCCCGTCTGATCGCCAACATCGCCGGCGGCCTCTCGCAGGTCTCGCGCGACGACGTGATCGAGAAGAACCTGGCTCACTTCCACGCCGCCGACGCCGAGTACGGCAAGCGCGTCGAGGAAGCGGTCCGCGCCCTGCGCGAGGACTAG
- a CDS encoding Shedu anti-phage system protein SduA domain-containing protein, which yields MTIRVDMSLEWQLRQIGGEAADEGVRTAISAVETYMHGGSGRKRRGGKALVRLLVLARETAARAGEWEAVRQLHDSIAYAEGRILRPDFEERYRLFQDGARDEGKRDFLARTLWATHHWMVSAAREFMKDRPDATAGELVEHFRIQGEDARFMEAPDSRPGRYVIPRGRAETAIWLERILSDGRIDIEDPAESARKIVTRPEALALLAADSEGQLLLQAAELQRRAAGLKALCKVVEDPAASEQDLHRALQGQPWIFGGRYVGEAVQRRLVPGDEVDIPLIRGDGALHVVELKRAMSLKGSLVKRYRDAWVPTAQVHDAVGQAVNYLVGLDENRDRIREEFCIETRRASAIVLIGHPDLQADVPEAEISEALRTFNTHVNRVEVLTYKELLDNARRALGTQKSAGTGPSVPALWPDVR from the coding sequence ATGACGATACGAGTTGACATGTCGTTGGAGTGGCAGCTCCGCCAGATCGGCGGAGAGGCCGCCGACGAAGGGGTGCGGACGGCGATATCCGCCGTGGAGACGTACATGCACGGTGGGAGCGGCCGTAAGCGCCGGGGCGGCAAGGCGCTCGTGCGCCTGCTCGTCCTGGCGCGCGAGACAGCCGCTCGCGCGGGGGAGTGGGAGGCCGTACGGCAGCTCCACGACTCGATCGCCTATGCGGAGGGGCGCATCCTCCGGCCGGACTTCGAGGAGCGCTACCGGCTCTTCCAGGACGGGGCGCGCGACGAGGGCAAGCGTGACTTCCTCGCGCGCACACTGTGGGCGACACACCACTGGATGGTGTCTGCCGCCCGCGAGTTCATGAAGGACCGCCCCGACGCCACCGCGGGAGAGCTGGTGGAGCACTTCCGGATCCAGGGCGAGGACGCCAGGTTCATGGAGGCTCCCGACAGCCGACCCGGACGCTACGTCATCCCCCGCGGCCGGGCCGAGACCGCGATCTGGCTGGAGCGCATCCTGAGCGACGGCCGCATCGACATCGAGGACCCCGCCGAGTCGGCCCGGAAGATCGTCACGCGGCCGGAGGCGCTGGCGCTGCTCGCCGCGGACAGCGAGGGGCAACTGCTGCTCCAGGCGGCAGAGTTGCAGCGCAGGGCCGCCGGCCTGAAGGCGTTGTGCAAGGTCGTCGAGGACCCCGCGGCATCCGAGCAGGACCTGCACCGGGCTCTCCAGGGCCAGCCGTGGATCTTCGGCGGACGCTATGTGGGCGAGGCCGTTCAACGCAGGCTGGTGCCGGGCGACGAGGTGGACATCCCTTTGATCCGCGGGGACGGCGCTCTGCACGTGGTGGAACTCAAGCGTGCGATGAGCCTGAAGGGATCACTGGTCAAGAGGTACCGCGACGCGTGGGTGCCGACGGCCCAGGTGCACGACGCCGTGGGACAGGCCGTCAACTACCTTGTGGGCCTGGACGAGAACCGTGACCGCATCCGCGAGGAGTTCTGCATCGAGACACGCCGTGCCAGTGCGATCGTCCTGATCGGGCATCCTGATCTTCAGGCCGACGTGCCGGAGGCCGAGATCAGCGAGGCACTGCGCACGTTCAACACGCACGTGAACCGCGTCGAGGTCCTCACCTACAAGGAGCTCCTGGACAACGCGCGCCGCGCGCTCGGCACGCAGAAGAGTGCCGGTACGGGACCGTCCGTACCGGCACTCTGGCCTGACGTCAGATGA
- the gcl gene encoding glyoxylate carboligase, with protein sequence MARMTAASAAVEILKREGVTNAFGVPGAAINPFYKSLKEVGGISHTLARHVEGASHMAEGYTRTNPGNIGVCIGTSGPAGTDMITGLYSAIGDSIPILCITGQAPSHLLHKEDFQAVDIASIAKPVTKMAVTVLEAAQVPGVFQQAFHLMRSGRPGPVLIDLPIDVQQTEIDFDPETYEPLPVYKPAATRAQIEKAISFLLESERPLIVAGGGIINADASDLLVEFAEITDTPVVPTLMGWGTIPDDHDLNAGMVGQQTGHRYGNATFLESDFVLGIGNRWANRHTGYKLDVYREGRKFVHVDIEPTQIGKIFAPDYGIASDAKAALELFVEVARELKAAGKLPDRSAWVASHLERKGTLHRRTHFDNVPMKPQRVYEEMNKAFGPDTRYVTTIGLSQIAGAQMLHVYKPRHWINCGQAGPLGWTIPAALGVATADPDTQVVALSGDYDFQFMIEELAVGAQHRIPYVHVLVNNAYLGLIRQAQIGLDINFQVNLEFENQNSPELGVYGVDHVKVAEGLGCKAIRVTEPDQLLPAFEEAKKLAAQYRVPVVVEAILERITNISMSPTADISAVKEFEEIATEPGHAPTAIRPLTA encoded by the coding sequence ATGGCTCGTATGACCGCTGCCAGCGCGGCAGTTGAGATCCTCAAGCGCGAAGGCGTCACGAACGCGTTCGGCGTGCCGGGTGCCGCCATCAACCCCTTCTACAAGTCCCTCAAGGAGGTCGGCGGCATCAGCCACACGCTGGCCCGCCACGTCGAGGGCGCCTCACACATGGCCGAGGGCTACACCCGTACGAACCCGGGCAACATCGGGGTCTGCATCGGTACGTCGGGCCCGGCCGGCACCGACATGATCACCGGCCTCTACTCGGCCATCGGTGACTCCATCCCGATCCTGTGCATCACGGGCCAGGCGCCCAGCCACCTCCTGCACAAGGAGGACTTCCAGGCCGTCGACATCGCCTCGATCGCCAAGCCCGTCACCAAGATGGCCGTCACGGTCCTCGAAGCGGCCCAGGTGCCCGGCGTCTTCCAGCAGGCGTTCCACCTGATGCGCTCCGGCCGTCCCGGCCCGGTCCTCATCGACCTGCCGATCGATGTCCAGCAGACCGAGATCGACTTCGACCCGGAGACGTACGAGCCGCTGCCCGTCTACAAGCCGGCCGCGACCCGCGCCCAGATCGAGAAGGCGATCTCCTTCCTCCTGGAGTCCGAGCGCCCGCTGATCGTCGCCGGCGGCGGCATCATCAACGCGGACGCCTCCGACCTCCTGGTCGAGTTCGCCGAGATCACCGACACACCGGTCGTCCCGACCCTCATGGGCTGGGGCACCATCCCGGACGACCACGACCTGAACGCGGGCATGGTCGGCCAGCAGACCGGCCACCGCTACGGCAACGCCACGTTCCTGGAGTCGGACTTCGTCCTCGGCATCGGCAACCGCTGGGCCAACCGTCACACCGGCTACAAGCTGGACGTGTACCGCGAGGGCCGCAAGTTCGTCCACGTCGACATCGAGCCGACCCAGATCGGCAAGATCTTCGCCCCGGACTACGGGATCGCCTCCGACGCCAAGGCCGCGCTCGAGCTGTTCGTCGAGGTCGCGCGTGAGCTCAAGGCCGCGGGCAAGCTCCCCGACCGCTCGGCGTGGGTCGCCTCCCACCTGGAGCGCAAGGGCACGCTGCACCGCCGCACGCACTTCGACAACGTGCCGATGAAGCCCCAGCGCGTCTACGAGGAGATGAACAAGGCGTTCGGGCCCGACACCCGATACGTCACCACCATCGGCCTCTCCCAGATCGCCGGCGCGCAGATGCTCCACGTCTACAAGCCGCGCCACTGGATCAACTGCGGCCAGGCCGGTCCGCTCGGCTGGACCATCCCGGCCGCGCTCGGTGTCGCCACCGCCGACCCGGACACCCAGGTCGTCGCGCTCTCCGGCGACTACGACTTCCAGTTCATGATCGAGGAGCTGGCGGTCGGTGCGCAGCACCGCATCCCGTACGTCCACGTCCTGGTCAACAACGCCTACCTGGGCCTGATCCGCCAGGCGCAGATCGGTCTCGACATCAACTTCCAGGTCAACCTGGAGTTCGAGAACCAGAACAGCCCCGAGCTCGGCGTCTACGGCGTCGATCACGTCAAGGTCGCCGAGGGCCTCGGCTGCAAGGCGATCCGCGTCACCGAGCCCGACCAGCTCCTGCCGGCCTTCGAGGAGGCCAAGAAGCTCGCCGCGCAGTACCGGGTGCCGGTCGTCGTCGAGGCGATCCTGGAGCGCATCACGAACATCTCGATGAGCCCGACGGCCGACATCAGCGCCGTCAAGGAGTTCGAGGAGATCGCCACCGAGCCCGGCCACGCGCCGACCGCGATCCGGCCGCTGACGGCCTGA
- a CDS encoding AMP-binding protein: MTRESLTTIQSPPLSYAHGTDSAPLLGDTIGRNLDRAVAAHPDRDALVDVPSGRRWTYAQFGADVDELARGLLARGVLKGDRVGIWAVNCPEWVLVQYATARIGAVMVNINPAYRAHELEFVLKQAGVSLLVASTEHKGSDYRALVRQVRERCPELREAVFIGDDGWDALTAGAAAVTVEQLDARQAELSCDDPVNIQYTSGTTGFPKGATLSHHNILNNGFWVGETVGYTEQDRVCLPVPFYHCFGMVMGNLGATSHGACIVIPAPSFDPVATLHAVERERCTSLYGVPTMFIAELNLADFATYDLSSLRTGIMAGSPCPVEVMKRVVAEMHMAEVSICYGMTETSPVSTQTRRDDDLERRTGTVGRVLPHIEVKVVDPVSGVTLPRGEPGELCTRGYSVMLGYWEEPEKTAEVIDPGRWMHTGDLAVLREDGYVQIVGRIKDMIIRGGENVYPREIEEFLYAHPKIADVQVVGVPDERYGEEVMACVILRAPEDTLTLGELRAYCHDRLAHYKTPTRLRILDAFPMTVSGKVRKIELREGYGGDAG, encoded by the coding sequence ATGACACGCGAATCCCTCACGACGATCCAGTCCCCGCCGCTCTCGTACGCGCACGGGACGGACTCGGCGCCGCTCCTCGGCGACACGATCGGCCGCAATCTCGACCGGGCCGTGGCCGCCCACCCCGACCGTGACGCACTGGTCGACGTGCCGTCCGGACGGCGCTGGACCTACGCCCAATTCGGCGCGGACGTCGACGAGTTGGCGCGCGGACTGCTCGCCAGGGGCGTGCTCAAGGGGGACCGGGTCGGGATCTGGGCGGTCAACTGCCCCGAATGGGTCCTTGTGCAGTACGCGACCGCGCGCATCGGTGCGGTCATGGTGAACATCAACCCCGCCTACCGCGCGCACGAGTTGGAGTTCGTGCTCAAGCAGGCCGGCGTCTCCCTCCTCGTCGCCTCGACCGAACACAAGGGCAGCGACTACCGGGCCCTCGTCCGGCAGGTGCGGGAACGGTGCCCCGAGCTGCGCGAGGCGGTCTTCATCGGCGACGACGGCTGGGACGCCCTGACGGCGGGCGCGGCAGCGGTGACGGTGGAGCAACTCGACGCCAGGCAAGCGGAGTTGAGTTGTGACGACCCGGTCAACATCCAGTACACCTCGGGCACGACCGGCTTCCCGAAGGGCGCCACGCTCTCCCACCACAACATCCTGAACAACGGCTTCTGGGTGGGCGAGACGGTCGGCTACACCGAGCAGGACCGGGTCTGTCTGCCCGTGCCCTTCTACCACTGCTTCGGCATGGTGATGGGAAACCTCGGCGCCACGTCGCACGGCGCCTGCATCGTCATTCCCGCCCCGTCCTTCGACCCCGTCGCCACGCTCCACGCGGTCGAGCGCGAACGGTGCACGTCGCTGTACGGCGTCCCGACCATGTTCATCGCCGAGCTGAACCTCGCCGACTTCGCGACGTACGACCTGTCGTCGCTGCGGACCGGCATCATGGCGGGTTCGCCGTGCCCCGTCGAGGTCATGAAGCGGGTCGTCGCCGAGATGCACATGGCGGAGGTGTCCATCTGCTACGGCATGACGGAGACGTCGCCCGTCTCCACGCAGACGCGCCGCGACGACGACCTGGAGCGCCGCACCGGCACGGTCGGCCGCGTCCTTCCGCACATCGAGGTCAAGGTCGTCGACCCGGTCAGCGGCGTGACGCTGCCGCGCGGCGAGCCGGGGGAGCTGTGCACGCGCGGCTACAGCGTGATGCTCGGCTACTGGGAGGAGCCGGAGAAGACGGCCGAGGTCATCGACCCGGGACGGTGGATGCACACCGGTGACCTGGCGGTTCTGCGCGAGGACGGCTATGTCCAGATCGTCGGCCGCATCAAGGACATGATCATCAGGGGCGGCGAGAACGTCTACCCGCGAGAGATCGAGGAGTTCCTCTACGCGCACCCGAAGATCGCGGACGTCCAGGTCGTGGGCGTGCCGGACGAGCGGTACGGCGAGGAGGTCATGGCCTGTGTCATCCTCCGCGCCCCCGAGGACACGCTCACCCTGGGGGAACTGCGCGCGTACTGCCACGACCGGCTGGCCCACTACAAGACGCCGACCCGGCTGCGCATCCTGGACGCGTTCCCGATGACGGTGAGCGGCAAGGTCCGCAAGATCGAACTGCGGGAGGGGTACGGGGGCGACGCCGGCTGA